In Cololabis saira isolate AMF1-May2022 chromosome 10, fColSai1.1, whole genome shotgun sequence, a single window of DNA contains:
- the LOC133452122 gene encoding leukocyte cell-derived chemotaxin 1-like: protein MSGCSEKVPIAAAGPEDLQHFMPPAYSAVAGKPSASGRLLRAGGAVLVAGALLLLLGAAGAFYFWNNNEKHVYNVHYSMSINGKVEEGSMEIDPANNMERFSTSSGADEAVEVHDFQIGITGIRFSGGEKCYIKTQVKARLPDVQTLNKDSMTFDLDDEVMPAKFEDDLIWVAADAPLSNPAFLSSKIKELCGDLPIFWLRPTYSTGGQRKRRAAPPPPRGRRQAPGEEDYEDVEAEFNPENPYQRGLEGEQGTMDIDPMLDHQGICCRDCRRSYPHCQRVCEPLGGYQPWPYHYQNCRVVCRVIMPCNWWVARILGLV from the exons ATGTCCGGGTGCTCAGAGAAAGTGCCGATCGCCGCGGCGGGACCAGAGGACCTGCAGCACTTCATGCCTCCG GCCTACTCCGCCGTGGCGGGGAAACCCTCCGCCAGCGGCCGCCTGCTGAGGGCCGGGGGGGCCGTGCTGGTGGCCggggccctgctgctgctgctgggggccGCGGGGGCCTTCTACTTCTGGAACAACAACGAGAAGCAC gtctaCAACGTCCACTACAGCATGAGCATCAACggtaaggtggaggagggctCCATGGAGATCGACCCGGCCAACAACATGGAGCGCTTCAGCACCAGCAGCGGGGCGGACGAGGCCGTGGAGGTGCACGACTTCCAGATC GGAATCACGGGGATCCGCTTCTCCGGAGGAGAGAAGTGCTACATCAAGACCCAGGTGAAGGCCCGTCTGCCTGACGTGCAGACGCTGAACAAGGACTCCATGACCTTCGATCTG GACGATGAAGTGATGCCGGCCAAGTTCGAGGACGACCTGATCTGGGTGGCGGCGGACGCGCCGCTGTCCAACCCCGCCTTCCTCAGCAGCAAGATCAAGGAGCTGTGTGGAGACCTGCCCATCTTCTGGCTCCGGCCCACCTACTCCACCG GCggacagaggaagaggagggccgccccccccccgccccgggGGCGCCGGCAGGCCCCCGGGGAGGAGGACTACGAGGACGTGGAGGCAGAGTTCAACCCAGAGAACCCCTACCAG CGAGGTCTGGAGGGCGAGCAGGGCACCATGGACATAGACCCCATGCTGGACCACCAGGGCATCTGCTGCAGGGACTGCCGGCGCAGCTACCCCCACTGCCAGAGGGTGTGTGAGCCGCTGGGGGGGTACCAGCCCTGGCCCTACCACTACCAGAACTGCAGGGTGGTCTGCAGGGTCATCATGCCCTGCAACTGGTGGGTGGCCCGCATCCTGGGCCTGGTGTAG
- the LOC133452123 gene encoding protocadherin-8-like — MGGKGWRGLLVLVCVSLVCLAAVTQGKTVKYQTFEEDAPGTVIGNLAKDILSSSPSSLAGSRNNFRMMKQFNSSFIRLRESDGQLSVGERIDRERVCKHTLHCLIAFDVVSFSKEQFKLIHVEVEVKDINDNSPAFPRRDSSLEISENTAVGTRIPLDFAVDEDVGSNYIQSYQISVNSHFSIDVLSRADGVKYAELVLMKELDRETQSSYALELAAVDGGEPARTGTTRIGVRVKDYNDNSPVFDRSGFTVELPEDAPVGSLLLDLDAQDPDEGLNGEVVYGFGNQVPAEIRALFRVDRKTGRLTLESQVDFESKNTYEFDVQATDLGPNPSPAVCKIVVQVQDVNDNAPEISITPMTSITAGIAYITEAAARESFVALVSTSDRDSGANGQVHCTLYGHDHFRLQQAYEDSFMIVSSSPLDRESIPEYNLTVVAEDLGSPPFRTITQYTVRLTDENDNAPAFGQRAYEVSVPENNAPGAYITTVGARDPDLGPNGEVSYRLADSYFMGSPISTFVSLDPASGALYALRSFNFEVVKQLELRVTASDGGAPPLASSASVRVRVLDQNDNAPVITHPPVGGNGSTELPLPRDAPPGYVVTRVEARDADEGVNAQLSYALAPTGGGPGDPPTFSVNPSTGEVYLNHALRHDVDETLRVMVTVTDGGAPALTSTATLLLLLVEGPPPSGRSAHPPGGEPRAPPHWDLSVVIIVVLAGSCTLLLLAIILIATSCNRRPHDKDGDDRESYGEKPMHGRPHPGGDNPLLPLHGPPAGGAYEGGFPPAQPAGSDLCSASEDGSEVPCVYESDSSSKIRGKKHEGYSTLPGYGNGKEAVRPVTIWKGNSYTTISARDPAFSGKDSGKGDSDFNDSDSDVSGDTGLKKDGAVVPPMGGQNALWACTSECKVLGHSDRCWSPSAVRANAAPSPAPTLSSFSSLPKTASLPRDPHRRDNYYQAQIPKTVGLQSVYEKVLHREYDYVLVTPPRPVRVTEISDMAIPVYTPTPTHCPDDQA, encoded by the exons ATGGGAGGAAAGGGGTGGCGCGGGCTGTTAGTGCTTGTTTGCGTCTCTCTGGTGTGTTTGGCCGCCGTCACGCAAGGGAAGACGGTGAAATATCAGACGTTTGAGGAAGACGCGCCGGGGACGGTGATTGGAAACTTAGCCAAGGACATCCTCTCCTCCAGCCCGTCCTCCCTGGCGGGCTCCAGGAACAATTTCCGGATGATGAAACAGTTCAACTCGTCTTTCATCCGTCTGCGGGAGAGCGACGGGCAGCTGAGCGTCGGGGAGCGGATCGACCGGGAGCGGGTGTGCAAACACACCCTGCACTGCCTCATCGCCTTCGACGTGGTCAGCTTCTCCAAGGAGCAGTTCAAGCTCATCCACGTGGAGGTGGAGGTCAAGGACATCAACGACAACTCCCCCGCGTTCCCCCGCAGGGACTCCAGCCTGGAGATCTCGGAGAACACGGCGGTGGGGACGCGCATCCCGCTGGACTTCGCCGTGGACGAGGACGTGGGGAGCAACTACATCCAGAGCTACCAGATCTCCGTCAACTCCCACTTCTCCATCGACGTGCTGAGCAGGGCGGACGGGGTTAAATATGCGGAGCTGGTGCTGATGAAGGAGCTGGACCgggagacgcagtcctcttacGCGCTGGAGCTGGCGGCCGTGGACGGCGGGGAGCCGGCCCGCACCGGCACCACCCGCATCGGGGTCCGGGTCAAGGACTACAACGACAACAGCCCGGTGTTCGACCGGAGCGGCTTCACGGTGGAGCTGCCCGAGGACGCACCGGTGGGGTCCCTGCTGCTGGACCTGGACGCGCAGGACCCGGACGAGGGTCTGAACGGGGAGGTGGTGTACGGGTTCGGGAACCAGGTCCCTGCAGAGATACGCGCGCTCTTCAGGGTGGACAGGAAGACCGGGCGGCTCACCCTAGAGAGCCAGGTGGACTTTGAGAGTAAGAACACGTACGAATTCGACGTCCAAGCCACGGATCTGGGTCCCAACCCGAGCCCGGCCGTGTGTAAGATAGTGGTGCAGGTGCAGGACGTGAACGACAACGCGCCGGAGATCTCCATCACCCCCATGACCTCCATCACGGCGGGCATCGCCTACATCACGGAGGCGGCGGCCCGGGAGAGCTTCGTGGCGCTGGTCAGCACCTCGGACCGGGACTCCGGGGCCAACGGGCAGGTGCACTGCACCCTGTACGGACACGACCACTTTCGCCTGCAGCAGGCCTACGAGGACAGCTTCATGATCGTCAGCTCCAGCCCGCTGGACCGCGAGAGCATCCCGGAGTACAACCTGACGGTGGTGGCGGAGGACCTGGGCTCCCCCCCGTTCCGCACCATCACCCAGTACACCGTGCGCCTCACCGACGAGAACGACAACGCGCCGGCGTTCGGCCAGCGCGCCTACGAGGTGTCGGTGCCGGAGAACAACGCGCCCGGCGCCTACATCACCACGGTGGGGGCCCGGGACCCGGACCTGGGCCCCAACGGGGAGGTGAGCTACCGGCTGGCGGACTCCTACTTCATGGGCTCCCCCATCTCCACCTTCGTGTCCCTGGACCCGGCCAGCGGCGCGCTGTACGCGCTGCGCAGCTTCAACTTCGAGGTGGTGAAGCAGCTGGAGCTGCGCGTCACCGCCAGCGACGGGGGCGCGCCCCCGCTGGCCAGCAGCGCcagcgtgcgcgtgcgcgtgctgGACCAGAACGACAACGCGCCGGTCATCACGCACCCGCCCGTGGGCGGCAACGGCTCCACGGAGCTGCCGCTGCCGCGGGACGCGCCGCCCGGGTACGTGGTGACCCGGGTGGAGGCGCGCGACGCGGACGAGGGCGTGAACGCGCAGCTGTCCTACGCGCTGGCCCCCACTGGGGGGGGGCCCGGGGACCCCCCCACCTTCTCCGTGAACCCCTCCACCGGGGAGGTTTACCTGAACCATGCGCTGCGCCACGACGTGGACGAGACTCTGCGCGTAATGGTGACGGTGACGGACGGCGGCGCGCCCGCGCTCACCTCCACCgccacgctgctgctgctgctggtggaggggcccccgcccagcggCAGGAGCGCGCACCCGCCGGGGGGCGAGCCCCGGGCGCCCCCCCACTGGGACCTGTCCGTGGTGATCATCGTGGTGCTGGCGGGCAGCtgcacgctgctgctgctggccatCATCCTCATCGCCACGTCCTGCAACCGCCGCCCCCACGACAAGGACGGGGACGACCGCGAGTCCTACGGGGAGAAGCCCATGCACGGGAGGCCCCACCCGGGGGGGGACAACCCGCTGCTGCCGCTGCACGGGCCCCCCGCAGGGGGGGCCTACGAGGGGGGGTTCCCCCCCGCGCAGCCCGCCGGCAGCGACCTGTGCTCCGCGTCCGAGGACGGCAGCGAGGTGCCCTGCGTGTACGAGTCGGACAGCAGCAGCAAGATCCGGGGGAAGAAACACGAG gGCTACTCCACCCTGCCCGGCTACGGGAACGGCAAGGAGGCGGTGCGGCCCGTCACCATCTGGAAGGGCAACTCCTACACCACCATCTCCGCCAGGGACCCCGCCTTCAGCGGCAAGGACAGCGGCAAGGGGGACAGCGACTTCAACGACAGCGACAGCGACGTCAGCGGAGACACCGGCCTGAAGAAAGACGGGGCCGTGGTTCCCCCCATGGGGGGCCAGAATG CTCTATGGGCCTGCACCAGCGAGTGCAAGGTCCTGGGCCACTCGGACCGCTGCTGGAGTCCCTCGGCGGTCAGGGCCAATGCGGCCCCCTCCCCGGCCCCCACCCTGTCCTCCTTCAGCAGCCTGCCCAAGACGGCCTCCCTCCCGCGGGACCCCCACCGCAGGGACAACTACTACCAGGCCCAGATCCCCAAGACCGTGGGGCTGCAGAGCGTCTACGAGAAGGTGCTGCACCGGGAGTACGACTACGTGTTGGTCACCCCCCCCAGGCCCGTCAGGGTGACGGAGATCAGCGACATGGCCATCCCCGTCTACACCCCCACGCCCACACACTGTCCCGACGACCAGGCCTAG